In Bacteroidota bacterium, one genomic interval encodes:
- a CDS encoding serine hydroxymethyltransferase, protein MIKKDTEVWSLVKAELSRQRHGIELIASENFVGKDVMAAMGTCLTNKYAEGLPGKRYYGGCEVVDVIEQLAIDRAKELFNAKWANVQPHSGAQANAAVMLATLNAGDKLLGFDLSHGGHLTHGSPVNFSGKLYKPSFYGVDQSTGLINYDLVEAKAKKERPKLIICGASAYSRDWDYIKFRKIADNIGAILLADISHPAGLIARGLLNDPVPHCHVVTTTTHKTLRGPRGGMILMGNDFANPYGIKTLKGEIRSMTSLMDGAVFPGTQGGPLEHVIAAKAIAFHEALSDDYMRYCLQVVKNARAMANAFISLGYKVISGGTDNHMMLIDLRSKGITGKDAEQALVQADITVNKNMVPFDDKSPFVTSGIRIGAAAMTTRGFKEKDAIKSVKLIDKVITKSGNLTEIALVKKEVNKMMQKFKLY, encoded by the coding sequence ATGATAAAAAAGGATACTGAGGTTTGGAGCCTGGTTAAAGCGGAGCTTTCAAGACAAAGACATGGAATAGAATTAATTGCATCAGAAAACTTTGTTGGCAAAGATGTGATGGCGGCTATGGGTACTTGTCTTACAAACAAATATGCAGAAGGACTTCCGGGTAAAAGATATTACGGAGGTTGCGAAGTGGTAGATGTTATAGAACAATTGGCTATTGATAGGGCTAAAGAATTATTTAATGCAAAATGGGCAAATGTGCAGCCACATAGTGGCGCACAAGCTAATGCAGCAGTAATGCTTGCTACATTAAATGCAGGCGATAAGCTCCTCGGTTTTGACCTATCACATGGAGGGCATCTTACGCATGGAAGCCCGGTTAATTTTTCTGGAAAATTATACAAACCATCTTTCTATGGTGTAGATCAAAGTACTGGATTGATTAATTATGATCTGGTTGAAGCAAAAGCAAAAAAGGAAAGGCCTAAACTTATTATATGCGGAGCTTCAGCATATTCCCGCGATTGGGATTATATTAAATTTCGAAAAATAGCTGACAATATTGGTGCAATACTTCTAGCAGATATTTCTCATCCGGCAGGTCTTATAGCTCGAGGACTTTTAAATGACCCTGTACCACATTGCCATGTAGTTACTACTACCACGCATAAAACACTAAGAGGTCCTCGTGGCGGAATGATTCTTATGGGTAATGACTTTGCTAATCCATATGGCATTAAAACGCTAAAAGGAGAAATACGAAGCATGACTTCACTTATGGATGGCGCTGTTTTTCCTGGCACACAAGGCGGACCACTTGAGCATGTTATTGCAGCCAAAGCAATAGCCTTTCACGAAGCATTGTCTGATGACTATATGCGTTACTGCCTTCAGGTTGTAAAAAATGCAAGAGCCATGGCTAATGCGTTCATAAGTCTTGGATATAAAGTAATATCGGGAGGAACAGATAATCATATGATGTTGATTGACCTGCGCAGTAAAGGAATTACTGGAAAAGATGCAGAACAAGCTCTGGTTCAGGCTGATATTACCGTAAATAAAAACATGGTTCCATTTGATGATAAATCTCCTTTTGTTACATCCGGCATTCGAATAGGGGCTGCAGCAATGACCACTCGTGGGTTCAAAGAAAAAGATGCTATTAAATCGGTTAAATTAATTGATAAGGTAATTACCAAATCTGGTAACTTGACAGAAATTGCATTAGTCAAAAAGGAAGTTAATAAAATGATGCAAAAGTTCAAACTGTATTAA